The genomic stretch ATACCTAAGAGGCTGAAAGGTTTTTGACACTCCTTTTCTTATCAAGATACCTAAGGGGCTAAAATGTTTTAATGAGACGCCTTGCTAGCTTTAATATAttatctttcaaaaaaaaaaacttgcatcCAAAATGACTACAAGTATTTGGATCAGCCGACTTTCGAGCTGAAAGTAACAGCCCTTGTGATTAGTCTAAAAACATGTCCTTAACAGTCAGAAAGGAAAGGAGAAACACGTCCTTCAACCTCAAAACTTCTTTCCCAAGACCATCATGCTGAATTGATAAATGTTTTAGTATACCCCAGCGACGACACCTCTTATTTGAACAACCCTCTCTATTCTTACAACTCAAGTGAAAGTACAGAGAAATGAAGGCAACAAGAACCAAATCACCACCGCCATAAGCACATAACCCACATCTAAACACGCTACAAAATTTGTAACTGTATCATACACAAAACGAAGCCGACCAGTGTGATCAATCTTGTTTCCTTGGCGCCGTGCTGTGGCACCAGTTGGCTGCAAAAGCACCCCATCAGATAAGAGTTACCGATCTCATTTCTGCGGCAACAGCAGGCTGGTGATGAAACTAAGGACCTTCAAGAGCCGCTGCGGTGGATGGTTCTGCTTGCGCTCCTGCACTTCTTTAGGCTGCAACTAGTTCATTTACAGAAACACCCGAGTTAACCTGTTGGAAAGAGAAAGCATGGCTTGCAGCTGTTCAGGGTTCAGGCTCGAGAATTTTTCTAAGCGCTCAAATAGATAACACATCAATATGTACCTTGGCTGCTTTGAAGAGCTCGTCGAGCACTTCGGATAATGTTGGATGCGCATGAACAGCAAGCTTGAGTTCCTGCTTGGATGGGGGAGGCGATTATGCGCTAGTACAAGCTAAATTGCTAAACAATGGAAAGAGGGATATAAGTAAAGAAAAAATATCAACTATACTCACTTGCAAACTAGTTCCTAAGGCAATGGCATTTGATGCCTCATGGATGAGGTCAGCAGCATGCAAACCCAAGATGTGAACCCCAAGAATTTCTCCTGTGTCAGGGCGGTAGATCAACTGAAAAGAGGAATAAGCATTGTGGAACTCAAAATATGTCGGTGGCTGCAAGACATGCAAAACTGAGATCCCCGATGCAAAATTTGGAGACAACGCAACATGTAGAAAATTTAATGGGAAGACAGAATCACCTTAGCAATCCCATCACCTTCATTTTCTGCCAAAGCTTTTGTGTTGGCCTTAAAGCTGGTCTTAACAACACTTACCTCAAATCCTTCTTTATCAGCTTTTTCTCTGGCTTGTGGCTGCAACATATTCAACACACTGAGTCAAGTGTTTCCTCTTTTCAAGGTCCAGTACATATCAATCAAGTGCAGTAAAAGGatgtacttcctccgatccataataagtgcggTAAATGGATAGGAGGGAGTATAAAATTAGTTCCATTAAGGGAAATATAATTTTTAGTATAGATGACAGTGCATGAACAAAAAAGACCGAGTTCAAATCCTTGACTTACCTCTGTCAGCCCTACCATACTGATTTCTGGATGAGTGAAACAAGCAGCTGGGATGCTTAAATGATTTAGAATGTGATCCCTCCCAGAGATTTGCTCGACGactacattttcatataaaattgaACATTTACACAACTACAGTAACCAGCACTCATAGGAGCAACAACAGAAAGAGAGCATGTACCAACAAACTTTGAATGTACCTGAGATTCCCTGTGCACTGGCAGCATGGGCAAGCATGAGTTTACCGTTGGCATCTCCAATGCAAAATAAATTCGGTACCTATAAAGTAGCATATGCTAATTTCCAAACGGGCCCTTGGGAGACAATTGTTCAAGTGTATCGATTAGTTTTTGCAACATACCACATTGCCATCAGCATCTGTGACTTGCATCCGCTCATCAACAGGAATAAAACCACGTTGTGTAACAACATTCATCTGAATAAAAACAAAAGTATTGTAATTAAACTGTAGCATTTTCTTTTCATGGCTAACCACTTTCAATTTTCAAGTACTCACATTTTCCAAGCCAAGTCCGTTGGTGAATGGTGCCCTTCCTGTGGCTATAAGCGCTGCATCCACCTACACAAACAGATTTCCACTCTCACATAAAAACCATTGTCGAAAGACTGCAAAATGTTCATATTTCAAACTTACATGGATGAGCTAAACAAGAATGAGTCAAATATATAAACAATATCGGCAAGTGTAGTATGGAACACATATAGCAAGTATTGTTTTTCAATTAAATCATCCATCACAAGACAACAGAAATATTCAAAGTATGTGTCTAATCCTAGCAAAACATGTCCAGGGAAACTGCAGTTTCACATCTGTGCACAATAAGTTAAGAACAAATAAAATGTAGTTTACCTCAAGGGTTTCTTTGTGTTCCTTTGTTTTTGCGTCAATGAGCTCAATCAGCACAGGTTTTCCATCCTTTGCTGGAGTAATCTTCAGGGAAATGCATCAACAATTCAACACACATATGATGAATAATCTTAAGATTATACTATCAGAAGAAAGCTAGGGTGTAGTTGAAACTAACTTTGCTTGCAAAGACACCAGTGTGATAATCGATTTTCCTAGTATTAATAAGGACTCTCTGAGCCAATTTTGCGATTTCAGGGTCAAAGCCAGGCATCAACTGGTCAAGAGCCTCAACGAAGGTAACCTGCTCCATCAAAATTGTGTAAATTCAGGCCATACATGGCAACAAAATTCAGCATACACCGTATCTGGTCCAAACATTTTGTTACAGCATATAATAGAATCCTCCAGCATTTGCTTAAGTCAAACATGGTGAAATATCTGTGTGCCAGTAAAATAGTAATATATGCAAAGCAGAAGACGGAACAGATCAAGTGATTACATGGGAACACTACTGAATAGATATACACATTCCTAAAACATGATTATCTATAACGCACACCTTCAAATTTATTGACAGCAAGAACCTCCCGTTACCTCGCTTCCTAGAGCTGTGTATACATCGCTGAATTCAAGTCCAATATAACCACTTCCAACAATAGCTATCCAGTCAGGAACTGACTCAAGTTTTAGCGCATGGTCGCTAGTAAATACAGTCTTGCCTGCACAGTAACAAACAAATGAGTCAAGATTCGTGCAAATGGAGTTGGCAACCCTTGGAAGTTAAGAAAAAAATTGTAATTACATATCTGCCTTCATGTCACATTTGAATGTTCTTCACCTGAACTAAAATGAAGGAAAACTGGGACAGTATTAAAAATTGAAGAGGAAAACCTTAATCGACGTAAGCTACCACAGCTAAGTAATAATGACTGTATATGCAAATGGTCATCGTTTGACACCAAAATAGGATACTATGTTAGCATATACACATCGGTTTACGTTCTTACTTTAGAGATTGGAGTTAAAAAAAACTTTGTTCAATCAGATGGGGAAGGGAAAATCTTTTGAATTTCAAATCAGTGCCCAATAAATTTAGAAGAATGGTCCATCAAGAGAGGTATAAGTACTACCATCAATTTCTATGCCCTTGGGAACAAAAGGAACCGATCCAGTGGCAATGATGATGTTCTTCGCGGTGATTTCTTTATCTGGGAAACCAACTTTTCCATATCGTACCTTTTGCTTTCCCTGATCACATCATGGACGGAAAAAAGTAAATTAATACACGAATTATGATGGTTAGAAGACATGCAGTTGTCTGTGAAAACTCCTGCACGGTAGGCTGTAAACAAGCCACGTATATACCATGCTTGCAGATGcgatattattacaagcatactcTACCAAAAGACATAATCATTGTAAAAAAGTCACCATAAAACATAATATCATGTTACTCCATAACTAAATAAAATCAAAAAAGCATGCAGGCCTTCTTTCAGTTCTGGCTTGGACTCGTTTTTTCAGCAATAAGTACAAAATTTAGCAAAATCAACAAACATGAAACATGTAAATAAAAATGTATTCCCAGATACAATCATCAACTGTTCAAGTAAGACCTGTTTGTAGGATATGCAATCAAAATTTAGCATAAATAATTCAAAAACTGTTTGCCTACAAAGGTTAGACAGATTGGTTTCGACAGAATGTGGATATGATTATTAAAAACATTGATTGCACACTCAACATGTCAATGATTTGCAGAGGACGTACCACAATTGTGCCAAATCCAGTCAATATATCCACTCCGATAGCTTTCATCGAGTTAGTCAAGTTGCTTCGGATTTTGGAGGCAAGATTATTTGCATGATCAGCAACAGCTTGTCTGTCATATCCAGCAGCAGAAACCTATACAAGACAAATAAAAAATGCCCCATGATTATGCAGAGCGTAAGAAAGGACAGGCAACACATCCCGTCAGGTAATGGTTCAAAATGACTCATGCGATGTAACTTGTAAGAACAGAGCAGAGTCTGGTTAAATATAGTTATAAGACAATGTCTCAGCATGAAGGGCAACATAATCAAATAGAGAACCCAAAGCACTGTGAAGAATAAACATGGAAGATGAACAGACATGGCATAGGTAACTTTTAAAAATAGTAGTTATCATGgttatatgcacttcatgaggtaaATGTGAAACAGGCAAGCTGAAACTCACACTGCTTatatttcctatgcttattgttgAATTGTTGACTTTGTGAACTTACTCGAATAGACTTGTGGTGCCTAGAAAATATGAATGCAATTGTCACACATTCTCGATTCATCCAGTTATTATTATACCTGTAGACCCAGGGACTTCATGTGATGTTCATCATGAAGCTCTCTCATCCGGCCACTGACAGCAAGAAGAGCTTTGGATGGAACGCAGCCTCTGTTCACACAGGTCCCGCCCACAACATCTCCCTCGATAATGGCGGTTTTCAACCCCTGCACAAATTGGGGAAGATTAAAGTTTGAATAAATGGGCAGTAATGATGGAAGCAATGTTGGCATGCTTATAATTCTGCAAGTTTCCTCTGCTTCTGAGCTAATAAAAGGAACGGAGCTTCCATTTCTTGGTTATATCACCGAATGTATAGTAGGTCAGCTAACTCCAACTACACTGACACCAGGTGCGTCAACACCTGATCCATATATGGGCAAACAGTAGAACAGCTGATCAGCGACTAACCCTGGTGCATTCAATAAGTTCACATGTATTTCAAAAGGGCATAAGTATTTGGTGGGAAAGGGTGTTCTAATTTCAGGTAACAGCAGCAAGAGCCTTCACCACCGCCCAACCTGGATTTAACAAATGCCAAGAGGCAGTACAGCTACTGCATGAAATCGTATAGCAAAAAGATAAGCATCAACTCActagattcaaacaaattccagCTCCGGCACCAATTGTGCATTTGTGCTAACCGAGGCTTtcaattcaaataaattttagcAGAGCATGGAAAAACGCTGACACTGACGAGGTCAGAGAAGAGCGTGAAGCCAAGCCACACTGACCTCCTCGACGGCGTGGAGCGCTGCACCGTGCCCGCCGACGCCGGCCCCGATGATGACGAGGTCGTAGTCGaacccgccgcccgccgcgccgtTCCCCGACGCAGCCGCCCTCGGCACCGCGCGCCTCGCGGCCGCGGACGCCGCGGCGTGCGAGAGCCGCAGCGAGCCGCACGCGGGGGCATCCGGCCGGAGCCCGCAGAGCCGGATCCCGccgggccgccgcgccgccgccgcctcggatcTGGCGCGGCCGCTGGCGATCGCCGCGGCGGAGGATGAGAGGGAGACGGCGAGCATCGTGAGGCGAGAGGCTGTGTTGGAGGCTGGCGTGCGTGATGTGGAAGGGAAGAGGGGGAAGCGCGGGCGGAGAAGGCGAGGGGCAGTGTGGCTGTCGCCTGTTCGGGGGTTTAAGCGAGGGGAGGGGCGGAGGAGTCCAGGCGGgcggggaggaggcggagggaaAAGGGAGAAGACGCTGCGAAGTGAGGCCCACCCGGCAGTGTAAGCAGTGCTGTCTTGCACGTGCGTTGGGCGATGCGTCTCTGCTGCCGAGCGGTGGCCGTCCACCTctgctaagagcatccccactcgttggcgctccccacgcccaaatccggcgaaattttcatccggattggatgaagatttggcgtggggagcgctgaagttccagccgtccccccggcaggaaacccccaacctcgaccatttgacatatttcaaacaaattcaacataaaatttaacaagtttggcaaacaagaggacgaaaattgctgaaacaaattcggcgataacgagtacaatgtttaacaagtgatgaaacaaatgaagcacacaaatttcacaatttttcaaacaaattaagacggactagttggcgtcggcgttggcgttgcctcggagcctccatatgtgctccaccggatcatcttgcgacggactggtgcattgtagagtctcgaatctcctggcgcatagcaatgaaggcggcccatgatggaggcacctggtgattaggctgtgcaagaggaccctctctctcatatggtgcttcttgctcgaccggaggaaccggatgctttcgctcatcttcaataatcatgttgtgtaggcacacacagcggttcatcacctcccacatccgatctttggaccaagtcatagcggggaaccggacgacgagcAAATCTCTCGCtgtaggacaccaaatgctcgctcgacgtcttttcggcaagcttcttgtttcttgacaaactcgcaaagtttgggggtgctagggttggagatcgtcttcacaaatgttgcccactttggatagataccgtccgcaaggtagtatcctttgttgtagtgccgaccattgatcacatagtccaccggggagcatgaccctcaacaagcttggaaaagaccggggagcagtttaggacgttgatgtcattgttggatccaggcataccaaagaaagagtgccaaatccaaagatcatgggtagccactgcttcaagtatcacagtgcagcctttttgtgacccttgtacattccccgccacgcaaacggacagttcttccattgccaatgcatgcagtcaatgcttccaagcatccccggaaaacctctagcttcatttgttgcaaggatcctccgagtgtcttcgacggtgggtgatctcaagtaatagtccccgaacactgctatgacggccccgcagaaccggtagaaacaatcaagggcggtggactccgccatccgaagatagtcatctgcggtatcaccgggagctccatacgccggcatcctcatagccaccgtgcacttccgcgatgacgaaaatccaaccaaaccaagtgcaatccgccttgcatccgaagtagggatcaaagtggcggatggcatacacaatttgcgaaatagctttcgctcatcccgaaacgacgccggaaaacagtctcaccgtgcaatggattgtcggcgaagtagtcggcgtacaacatgcggtagccctccattcgctgtctcggcttgcacttccggcgacctcgtgccgacccaccacgccgacgagttgccggtccggcgtacatgcttgccaagcaaccaaggatcatcatgtgctcgtcgtcttgggcggctgctgccatctcttcttgcataagctcgacgaacatctgctcctcctcttcgtccgagtccatggccggcgaggcaaatggacgaacacccgacgggcgtggtcgaggcaacccgagccgcgagcgacgacgagcaagcgaggccggaaaacaggccggcggaagagcgaccggataggccgtcgtccaaacacggcggaatataggcaggtggggaaggagtggcggcgcaatccgggcaacaagccggcggggtggtgccggcggcgagagagatacgaggggtgggggagattttgagcgacgtggcggtggggttcgtgcgtcgagtcaccgacggatcgggcccttccccgcttttcactcgtccggagtccccgagcgctcccgggggccgggggcgtgggatcgccggatgaatttaggcccaaatccggacgaaaacgaggaaccgggggcgcgactgggccgaattacgccgtccggatggaaaaaacgctcgccgggggcctcctcggggggacgagtggagatgctctaatgaagTTAATGGCAATGACACGCGTGCCGCGCCGCTCGACTGCCTCTAGCGTATATAAAGAGGGACGCGCGCTCGGCTGCCTCGTCTCATCTCCTCCACATAAACACTAGAAGTCGCATGACCTTTACCGTAGCGCCACTCCCCACAAACCCGCGAGGGAATCCATGGATGGTCCAGGTGGTAGACGAGGCGATCGAGGCAGTCGAGGTTGCGGGCGCGGCCGGGATCACCGTGCTGGAGCAGCATCACCATGTCACTTGTTGTCGCCTGcgttgtcgtcgtcgtcttcggagGAGGCGAGGTACTTCGAGTTCATCCTCCGCATCGATAAGGACCCGCTCGACATCAAGCGGTTGttcgacaagttcgccgagttcatcGACGGCGCCGAGCCAGCCGAGTTGCAGCAGCGGGAGGCCAGATGCGGCTTGTGTCAgtggcctgtcgaggtcttgttcaaCGGGGCAAGGCAAGATGTACCTTCACACCATGTGGGACAAGTTCGCTCGCCCCCACAATCTCGAGGACGCATGcctgctcaccttcctctacgaaggcgacgacgagatgatcgtcaaggtgttcaacaagACCACATGGACGAGTCCGGCAAGGACGCTGGCAGCTAGTGTTGTTCGAGTGTTCTATCTTTACAGCGAAGATGGCCACCAGGCAATTGAAGACACTAGTGTAGGTTTCTGGATATTCTTCTTGCACATCTAAGAACATGGGCACACATAAGCCAACTAGATTTTTTTTTAGTTTGGGtgtctgagagtgttctttcttggcagcgaaagaATAAAACCCGCAagcccaacactagttaggttttattattttagaattttgaaatcatgtttcaaacTATATAGTAGTTTGTGTAATATTTTTATCCATGGtgacataaaaaagaaaaaataggtAAAATTATTTATGCATTAGCATGCTAGGAGCACCCAGGTGCAAACGAACGCGCGGTAAAAACGATCATTTTCGTGTCCGTGagacgacgcaaacgaacgcaagCCACCAGTTTCGACGTCCgatatgcgtcgccccgttggagatgtcaTTAGGTGTCAGACCAAGGTGAGCACCGACCAGCTACCAAGCACGCGCGTAGCTCGATATTCATAGCATGTTCAGTGTTTGGTTACCAGGATCATTCCATCCCAGAACAAGTTTACACCGTGTTTGAAATAAGGAAAAATATTGCAACATACGGTTTCAATAGGAAGATTTCCTATATTACTGGTGTAGATATGCCAACTAGTTATATCATGGCGGGGTCCTAATTTCAACAAGCTCAGgtagcccacagatggtggtgagacATATGGCCCAACCGGGCAATCCAGTAGTCGGATAATCAAGGTGGAGGAGTCCAACCCAGAGATAGTTTGTTGGATCCGTCCCATGATCAATGTGTCGGgtggatgacccccggtaggtcaagacTATGGAAAATATATCATGATAAGGTGTCTATAAACCGGATTAAAGGATAATCCGGATTATGAAAGCTTGGTTTAATAGTACTGGAAGGTACGACCCGGTATACCAGACGGAGTATGTCGGAGTAAGGGCAACCGGTGATATCTAAGCCAGAGGAACACCCAGGTAAACTAAAGTCTGAGGATAAAAAGAACAAGAGTCCGGTTTATACCAGTCATATTACCTGGGATCCGGCATAGCCTCAACGGCAGCATGTCGGCACCCTGATCAAAGATTCCCTAAGGACCAAAGGACATAAGGAGCTAAGCAGTTCAgttttaatcgaagccctgaggacaaaaaaataaaatgatgTAAAAGGTACCAGACAAGGTCACCAGACCGTCGATGCAGAAGGAAGCGTCatcctgaagccaaagaagctttataaagtagcgtaTATCAGCAAAGATACCCCTAGGGTTCCTTCCGTTGTAAGCCTACtctccactatataaggagagAAGGGGCTCCCCTGTGCAGGAGGGATCGATCGACTAAGTAGTTACATGGGCGCTAGGCTAGATAAGCCGTACATTTTCAACCTCTGGCCAGAGGCCAAGTTCTGTAGCTCCTTGTTTGATCCTTAATACATACATCGTGTTGGGCTTGTCCCTTGAGCTCTTCCGCTTTTCTTCTCAACCTTCCACTCCTCCGGATCCCCTTGCGTACATCTGGTCCCAAGATAATCTTATCCAtgacatctgtttgttcaccacgacgacacattGACGGTCGCATCTGTGGCATGCACGACAAGGTTTACTTAGCGTAGCATATGACTTAGTCGTACCCGGATGGGACTCtacccatgtaaccctagattcaGAGCCTTTATAAGCCGGTTTCTAGGAGGCCTAGAGGCACGGCACAATTCATTGTAATCTTGCACTTGTTGCCTAATAATTCTAGACAAGCAACATTAGAGCCTCGCCACCGTCGCGAGGTTTCCAAAACTgggtaacttgtgtatcacatcCCGGTGGCTCCTCGCCCCGTGGCTCCCCCCTCTCTGCTCCGTGAGGCACCCCTCACCGGTGTACAGTCGAATACGCACGACAATTACCATTTATGATACATGAATATAATTTGGAATTCTTATGAAATGAGTTGTTCCATATAAATTTTGGAAGAAACAAACTTGCTTTGCTAGGCATGAACGAAAATTGGACAAGATCCAGTTTAGGTGCCGAACAAAATAGAAGGATCATACTGGAGGAGGGTTCATGACTGCTTCCATGAGCATGAAAAAATTGAGCCATGCCATTTTAAGAGTAATCAGAATTAATTTTTTAATATAAAAGAGTAATCAGGATGAAAAGCTTTGTGGTGTGAATCACCACATCAAGGGTCGGCCCATGAGTGGCATTAGCCTCAAGCACTTGGTACATTTTCTTCCCTCTACAtatatatatgttcatatatcTTATCGCTTTCTATATATGTGAACATATGTTATTTTTTCATTCATATCTATGGGCATTTCAACCTTTGGATATCTTCAAGACATTTCTGATGTCTTTATGAATTACGGGGCAGGTCTACACAATCCTACTGATGCAGCTGCCATCCAAACTAGAGCGGACACCCTTCTTCGTTTGGTGGCGTCGGCAACTGGATCAAGCAATGAGGAGATGCCTGGCAGAAGTGATGCTCTTTTGATTGAAGCGCCAAGTTCAAACCCGTAGGATGACTAGATGGAGACATATGAAAACGCCTAATCTGCCTTTTATCTGTAGTAGTTCCTCGTCCTGGTGCGAAAACAAGATCGATGCTATCTTTTTTGTGTTATGAATGCTAGCAGTAGGgggtgtttttttttcctttctaaaCCTTGATTGGATGGCgaactttttaaaaataatacgAATTAATTATTTAATTGTAGGACTATTACGCGTTTTCAAATATTTCCAAAAGTGTGACTCGGTCGGCCTGCAGCAGGCCGATCGGACAGCAGCAAATCGACTGGGAGCCTCGTTGGTCGATAGCTGACCAACTGGACTGCTAGAGAACAACTGGGCTGCTACAAACCAATTGGCTTGCTACTACCCGATTAATTGTATGGATGTATTTCCTTCATTCGCAGGACGCTTAGGGTTACCAGGAGTATTGGTACACCATACTGATACATAGTTCATACATAAAGTCTGATACATAATGCATAAATAAATATCTGATACATAGATACATAAATATCTGAGATTATGGACGGCGTCTGGGGTTTCGTGGGGGCGGCGTAGCACGGGGTGTCCAACCGAACCTGTCCGGAGCCCTGGTTATGCGAGCAGGGATCCAGGAACCGGACTCGGGGTCGTACTGTGTCTCCTGTGTGGGCTCTGGTGGAGGAGTCTGCATACCGATATAGTTCTGCTGCGTGCTGTAATACTCCATTTGCTCAGGATCCTGATCACTAGCTCCCCATGAAGGATTGGACGCAGCGTGCTGCGTGTATCCTGTGCCACGAAACATTAGTGATGTCAAactaagtggagtatagtttatATGGAACACAATATATAGAATACTACATACCCTGTGTGTATCCTGCTCCTCCCATGAAAGGGGCTTGTTGCTGCTGCCATCGGTCGAAAGCAGCTTGCCGCCGATAGTACTGCAAGTCGTCGAAGGAAGGAgtgtgatgctgctgctgctgccacgacgaacctcctgcCTGGTCAGGAGGTGGTGGTCTGGGTGTCGCCGTCGGCGTGAGACGAGGCCGTGATCCGTGTTGCTGGTACTGATAGTCGTCGACGGAACGAGTGTGCTGCTGCCACGATGAACCTCCTGCCCGGTCAGGAGGCGGTGGTCTGGGTGTCGCGGTCGGTGTGAGATGTGGCCGTCGATGCTGCTGTGTGGAGGGTCGCGGTGGAAGGAGGTGGTGCTGAACGACGTCGGAACTACGGCTGCACGTGATAGCCGAGTAGATCCCGCGTAGCTTGTCCTCGAGTCGTCTCaaccaggacacatgttggtcacgCTGCGAGAAGAGGCGCATTGGACACTTGACGTGTGTACCGAGCGACTTCATCCCGTAAGTCTGCGAGTCAGCCGACCACCGAAAAATGATGGTAGCATATAAATCGTAGAACCCAATAGATAAAAGACAAGTATGATGGTGGAATAGAAAGTTATAAGTACCGCATGCTGTCGACTACCGGCTGTGGACTGAGTCGGGTACATATCGTGCATAGACGCAGGTGGCGCCTCGGCTCGGATCAGTCGGCTGGATGAGGCGCACTCGCGTGGCTGCAGTGTACCTCTGCAGATATGCGTCAAACTCCTGTGGGTCAAACTGCTCATTGTTCGGCCAGACGTGTGTTGTTGCGCCATCCCACTCAGCAACATACGAGCCAACGCGCTGAAGCCACCATGTCGAGGAGTGGCTAGTACCCTTCCTGTTGTACCGCGAGAAAATAATTGTGTCGGTTAGCCGAACCATGATGAACAATCTTAAACTTAGCGATGCTCAGAACTTACTTGTGGACGTAGGCAGGGAGAGGTGCTATCGGTGGTGGACGATCGACCAGCTGCCGAGAGCCGAACTGCCTCATGATCCTCTGATGGGCCATTATCTCCACGGACACATCGAAGATGATCTTCGACCGTGTCATCCAAGTACGCACAATCTCTATAGCAGAGGTTAGAGATCCCGCCGGGGTACCTTGcatgcacggcggcggccatataGGGCTGCCGGATCACCGCCCTATCATCGAGCACGTCGAACCGCTCGGTGAACGCAGGTAGCAGCT from Lolium rigidum isolate FL_2022 chromosome 4, APGP_CSIRO_Lrig_0.1, whole genome shotgun sequence encodes the following:
- the LOC124707935 gene encoding dihydrolipoyl dehydrogenase 1, chloroplastic-like isoform X3 — protein: MRELHDEHHMKSLGLQVSAAGYDRQAVADHANNLASKIRSNLTNSMKAIGVDILTGFGTIVGKQKVRYGKVGFPDKEITAKNIIIATGSVPFVPKGIEIDGKTVFTSDHALKLESVPDWIAIVGSGYIGLEFSDVYTALGSEVTFVEALDQLMPGFDPEIAKLAQRVLINTRKIDYHTGVFASKITPAKDGKPVLIELIDAKTKEHKETLEVDAALIATGRAPFTNGLGLENMNVVTQRGFIPVDERMQVTDADGNVVPNLFCIGDANGKLMLAHAASAQGISVVEQISGRDHILNHLSIPAACFTHPEISMVGLTEPQAREKADKEGFEVSVVKTSFKANTKALAENEGDGIAKLIYRPDTGEILGVHILGLHAADLIHEASNAIALGTSLQELKLAVHAHPTLSEVLDELFKAAKPKEVQERKQNHPPQRLLKPTGATARRQGNKIDHTGRLRFVYDTVTNFVACLDVGYVLMAVVIWFLLPSFLCTFT
- the LOC124707935 gene encoding dihydrolipoyl dehydrogenase 1, chloroplastic-like isoform X2: MRELHDEHHMKSLGLQVSAAGYDRQAVADHANNLASKIRSNLTNSMKAIGVDILTGFGTIVGKQKVRYGKVGFPDKEITAKNIIIATGSVPFVPKGIEIDGKTVFTSDHALKLESVPDWIAIVGSGYIGLEFSDVYTALGSEVTFVEALDQLMPGFDPEIAKLAQRVLINTRKIDYHTGVFASKITPAKDGKPVLIELIDAKTKEHKETLEVDAALIATGRAPFTNGLGLENMNVVTQRGFIPVDERMQVTDADGNVVPNLFCIGDANGKLMLAHAASAQGISVVEQISGRDHILNHLSIPAACFTHPEISMVGLTEPQAREKADKEGFEVSVVKTSFKANTKALAENEGDGIAKLIYRPDTGEILGVHILGLHAADLIHEASNAIALGTSLQELKLAVHAHPTLSEVLDELFKAAKLQPKEVQERKQNHPPQRLLKPTGATARRQGNKIDHTGRLRFVYDTVTNFVACLDVGYVLMAVVIWFLLPSFLCTFT
- the LOC124707935 gene encoding dihydrolipoyl dehydrogenase 2, chloroplastic-like isoform X1, coding for MLAVSLSSSAAAIASGRARSEAAAARRPGGIRLCGLRPDAPACGSLRLSHAAASAAARRAVPRAAASGNGAAGGGFDYDLVIIGAGVGGHGAALHAVEEGLKTAIIEGDVVGGTCVNRGCVPSKALLAVSGRMRELHDEHHMKSLGLQVSAAGYDRQAVADHANNLASKIRSNLTNSMKAIGVDILTGFGTIVGKQKVRYGKVGFPDKEITAKNIIIATGSVPFVPKGIEIDGKTVFTSDHALKLESVPDWIAIVGSGYIGLEFSDVYTALGSEVTFVEALDQLMPGFDPEIAKLAQRVLINTRKIDYHTGVFASKITPAKDGKPVLIELIDAKTKEHKETLEVDAALIATGRAPFTNGLGLENMNVVTQRGFIPVDERMQVTDADGNVVPNLFCIGDANGKLMLAHAASAQGISVVEQISGRDHILNHLSIPAACFTHPEISMVGLTEPQAREKADKEGFEVSVVKTSFKANTKALAENEGDGIAKLIYRPDTGEILGVHILGLHAADLIHEASNAIALGTSLQELKLAVHAHPTLSEVLDELFKAAKVNSGVSVNELVAA